In Deltaproteobacteria bacterium, the genomic stretch GACGAGAACCGCATCAAGGACGCGCGCCGCTTCGGCAAATACACGCTGATCGACCGCATCGCCGTCGGTGGCATGGCGGAGATCTTCCTCGCGCGCCAGGCGGGCCTCGAAGGCTTCGAGAAGACGATCGTCATCAAGCGGATCCGCCCGCACCTGTCGCAGCAGAAGGCCTTCGTGAAGATGTTCCTCAACGAGGCCAAGCTGGCGGCGCAGCTCAACCACCCGAACATCGTCCAGATCTACGACCTCGGCAAAATCGGCGAGAGCTACTTCATCGCCATGGAGTACATCTTCGGGCGCGACATGCGTCGCATCATCCCGAAGGCCGACTCGCTCGGGATCCCGTTCCCCATGGTTTACGCGCTGAAGATCGCCTCGAGCGTCTGCGAGGGCCTCTACTACGCGCACCAGAAGATGGACATCTACGGGAACCCGCTGAACATCGTCCACCGCGACGTCACGCCGGAAAACATTTTCGTTTCATTCGACGGCACCGTGAAGGTGCTCGACTTCGGCATCGCCAAGGCGGCCAACCAGATCGAGCAGACCAAGGCCGGCGAGATCAAGGGCAAGCTCAGCTACATGTCGCCCGAGCAGTGCATGGGCAAGCCGCTCGATCACCGCAGCGACATCTTCTCGCTCGGCGTGGTGCTCTACGAGTGGATCACCGGCTTCAAGCTCTTCACGGGCGAGAGCGAGGTGGGCATCCTGAAGAGCATCACCGAGGGCAAGATCTACGCGCCCAGCTACTTCAAGGCCGACATCCCGGAAGCTGTCGAGAAGATCCTGATGAAGGCGCTCGAGAAGGACCGCGAGAAGCGGTACCAGAGCGCCTGGGACATGCAGTACGACGTGGATCAGTTCCTGTCCCAGTACGAGTTCACACCCTCGAACATCCACCTCTCCAACTTCCTCAAACAGCTCTTCAGCGACGAGCTCGAGGAGGAGAAGAAGCGGCTGATGTCGGGCGGGCGGGGCACGCCGGTGGAGGCTCAGGAGATCCTCGACGACCTCGAGCCCATCGAAGACGGCATCGAGCCCATCCCGCTGCATCCGGGCCGCGACGAGAAGGTCCGCAGCAACGGCCCGGAGAAGGTGCTCACCCTGAGCCTGCCGCAGGCCGAGTACGACCAGCTCAAGGCGATGGCGGATCGGAATCGCTTGCCGATCTCCGCGCTGGTCAAAGAGATGCTCGCCGGCTACCTGCGCTTCCGCTGACGCACGCGGACCACGACGTCCCGCTCCGCGAACGCTAGACTCGCGGCCCGACCTCTCGCGCGAGCGCCCATGCCCCACCCTCAGGAAGCTGATCTCCTCACGCAGCTGCCGTCCGACGCGCGCGATGCCCTGCAGGCCGCGCTCGGCCACGCGGATCCGAAGAGCAGCGACGCGGGCAAGCACGTGGTGGCGGCGCTCAAGGCCGTCGCGTTTCCCGAGGGCAAGCTCTACCCGCTGCCCGAGAGCCTGAACGCGGCCCAGCGCGCGGTGGCCGAGGTGCTGGCGTACCGCGAGACGCTGAACGTGTACCCGTTTCCCATGCCGGGCGGCGCGCTGCGCAAGCGCTGGTTGGGGCTGGAGAGCGGCGGCGTGCTCGAGTCGGAGCAGGTGGACGTCGACGGCGCGAAGGTGC encodes the following:
- a CDS encoding serine/threonine protein kinase encodes the protein MAVDENRIKDARRFGKYTLIDRIAVGGMAEIFLARQAGLEGFEKTIVIKRIRPHLSQQKAFVKMFLNEAKLAAQLNHPNIVQIYDLGKIGESYFIAMEYIFGRDMRRIIPKADSLGIPFPMVYALKIASSVCEGLYYAHQKMDIYGNPLNIVHRDVTPENIFVSFDGTVKVLDFGIAKAANQIEQTKAGEIKGKLSYMSPEQCMGKPLDHRSDIFSLGVVLYEWITGFKLFTGESEVGILKSITEGKIYAPSYFKADIPEAVEKILMKALEKDREKRYQSAWDMQYDVDQFLSQYEFTPSNIHLSNFLKQLFSDELEEEKKRLMSGGRGTPVEAQEILDDLEPIEDGIEPIPLHPGRDEKVRSNGPEKVLTLSLPQAEYDQLKAMADRNRLPISALVKEMLAGYLRFR